One genomic segment of Clostridium saccharoperbutylacetonicum N1-4(HMT) includes these proteins:
- a CDS encoding Imm63 family immunity protein gives MNPYLVVENEYILRVNERGKIIIEYRTKDIDEALYWILSEISWNISCKVINSDNDWKIQNSNRKTLVEKLFKDICYKYYDWYKRDRNIFNFNNSDFYNS, from the coding sequence ATGAATCCATACTTAGTGGTCGAAAATGAATATATATTGCGAGTAAATGAACGTGGAAAGATAATTATAGAATATAGAACAAAAGATATAGATGAAGCCTTATATTGGATTTTATCGGAAATTTCATGGAATATTTCTTGCAAAGTTATTAATAGCGATAATGACTGGAAAATTCAAAATTCAAACAGAAAAACTTTGGTAGAAAAACTTTTCAAAGATATTTGTTATAAATATTATGATTGGTACAAAAGAGATAGGAATATTTTTAATTTCAATAATTCTGATTTTTATAATTCATAA
- a CDS encoding YdcF family protein, protein MKNEKIQQCINAIAKFLAVRDISSLNSEELEKAFGLKKVDVLVLLGNSILYTIKCAVEAYNKNLCKKILINGGIGHSTSLLMEEIKKNGELNFVEVKDRAEADVFFDIMTKHYNIPSEDIIIENKSTNCGDNACKAIEILNKLGILYESLMLIQDPAMQLRTYASFSKYVDNNKIKLINYAPFIPALDDNLRLANKGIDGIWTEERFIELIMGEIPRLRDDINGYGPRGKQFIVHIDVPREIEECHNNLKTIFNDENLYGR, encoded by the coding sequence ATGAAGAATGAGAAAATACAACAATGTATTAATGCAATAGCTAAATTTCTAGCTGTTAGAGATATTAGCAGTTTGAACTCAGAGGAATTGGAAAAAGCATTTGGTCTTAAGAAGGTAGACGTGTTGGTGCTGTTAGGAAATTCTATACTATATACTATAAAATGTGCTGTGGAAGCGTATAACAAAAATTTATGCAAGAAAATTCTTATTAATGGTGGAATAGGACACTCTACGTCCTTATTGATGGAAGAAATAAAAAAGAATGGTGAATTAAACTTTGTAGAAGTTAAGGATAGAGCAGAGGCAGATGTATTTTTTGATATTATGACTAAGCATTATAATATTCCAAGTGAAGATATTATAATTGAAAATAAATCCACTAATTGTGGAGATAATGCGTGTAAAGCAATAGAGATATTAAACAAATTAGGGATTTTATATGAATCGCTTATGTTAATACAAGATCCTGCCATGCAGCTTAGAACTTATGCATCGTTTTCAAAATACGTAGATAATAATAAAATAAAACTCATAAATTATGCACCATTTATTCCTGCTCTAGATGATAATTTGAGGCTTGCTAATAAAGGGATAGATGGGATTTGGACAGAAGAAAGATTTATAGAACTTATAATGGGAGAAATACCAAGGTTAAGAGATGATATTAATGGGTATGGTCCGCGTGGAAAGCAATTTATTGTTCACATAGATGTTCCAAGAGAAATAGAGGAATGTCATAATAATTTGAAAACAATATTTAATGACGAAAACTTATATGGAAGATAA
- a CDS encoding AraC family transcriptional regulator, with product MKSKTHKYETRQYMLSTDYEIYHYQNDDIRSVTIHHHDFYEFYFFISGDVTYLIEGKSYYLEPGNIVLVNSKELHQAIINSEEGIYERVVLWISRDFLKRLSSEEMDLSLCFESNKKKNVLSTDFEQKKNIRFILNKLVSLENYKGAGYELLYKAYMTELMVHINNLALNENTELSVEIKKSNLIDGIIEYINNHVEEEITIDEISEKFYLSKFHLSREFKKYTGTTIHRYIVQKKLIHSKEFILKEMPITDVYKQCGFGDYSNFFRAFKNEYGITPKQFYEAMIKSNI from the coding sequence ATGAAAAGCAAGACTCATAAATATGAAACAAGGCAATATATGCTATCAACTGATTATGAAATTTATCATTATCAAAATGATGATATTAGGAGTGTAACTATTCATCATCATGATTTTTATGAATTTTACTTTTTTATTTCAGGGGATGTAACATATTTGATAGAAGGTAAATCTTATTATTTAGAACCTGGAAATATTGTTTTAGTTAACTCAAAAGAACTCCATCAAGCTATTATAAATTCAGAAGAAGGGATTTATGAAAGAGTTGTTCTTTGGATAAGCAGAGATTTTTTAAAGAGACTTTCAAGTGAGGAAATGGATCTATCACTTTGTTTTGAAAGTAATAAGAAAAAGAATGTGCTAAGTACTGATTTTGAACAAAAGAAAAATATTAGATTTATTCTAAATAAACTAGTCAGCCTAGAAAATTATAAAGGAGCTGGCTATGAATTGCTTTATAAAGCCTATATGACAGAACTTATGGTACATATTAATAATTTGGCACTTAATGAGAATACTGAATTAAGTGTGGAAATAAAAAAGAGTAATCTTATAGATGGAATAATTGAATATATTAATAATCATGTTGAAGAGGAAATTACCATTGATGAAATAAGTGAAAAATTTTATCTCAGTAAATTCCACCTTTCAAGAGAATTTAAAAAGTATACAGGAACTACAATTCATAGATATATTGTTCAAAAAAAACTGATACATTCAAAAGAATTTATACTTAAAGAAATGCCAATCACAGATGTTTATAAACAGTGTGGTTTTGGCGATTATTCTAATTTTTTTAGAGCATTTAAGAATGAGTATGGAATTACACCAAAACAATTTTATGAAGCTATGATAAAAAGTAATATATAA
- a CDS encoding phosphatase PAP2 family protein, whose translation MHKSREMEGVTLEGKEIFTDKFIKITLVVMAGLLIVGTIFDKSLAFLASNTNSYWAAFLQDAGAIPNVIIPVLAGEIIYQKSKRLETNAVIKVICCTFAFLFPLTRFWDYFIEMLGQVGQAIMNYQAGAAVGISNKYKFVVDNSLNGIMFVIGYIVLYAIFHLLIQKFWLNKLEDLQVNRLVFIGIAGVFIDTATAEIVNQIKDYISRPRPLLITSGKEAFESWFNINGMLGKGDYTSFPSGHTRCFVMSFFLPLFVNPANFNLKKKIMIFAIIYSVIGGFSRLVMEKHFLTDVTMAGLIAVIGIFCVVKLCNLEKEKFL comes from the coding sequence ATGCACAAAAGTAGAGAAATGGAAGGTGTAACTTTAGAAGGAAAGGAGATTTTTACCGATAAATTTATTAAAATTACTTTAGTAGTAATGGCAGGTTTGCTTATAGTGGGGACTATATTTGATAAAAGTTTAGCTTTTTTAGCATCTAATACTAATTCCTACTGGGCAGCGTTTTTACAAGATGCTGGTGCAATACCAAATGTAATTATACCTGTTTTAGCTGGTGAAATTATTTATCAAAAAAGTAAACGTTTAGAGACAAATGCAGTCATTAAAGTTATTTGTTGTACTTTTGCTTTTCTTTTTCCTCTTACACGTTTTTGGGATTATTTTATTGAAATGTTAGGTCAAGTTGGACAAGCTATTATGAATTATCAAGCAGGTGCAGCTGTAGGTATATCTAATAAGTATAAATTTGTAGTAGATAATAGTTTAAATGGCATTATGTTCGTAATTGGCTATATTGTTTTATATGCTATATTTCATTTATTAATTCAAAAATTTTGGTTAAACAAACTTGAGGATCTTCAAGTCAACCGTTTAGTATTCATAGGAATAGCGGGTGTATTTATTGATACTGCAACTGCAGAAATTGTTAATCAAATTAAAGATTATATTAGTCGTCCAAGACCACTTTTAATTACATCTGGAAAAGAAGCATTTGAAAGTTGGTTTAATATTAATGGTATGCTTGGTAAAGGGGACTATACATCATTTCCTTCAGGTCATACACGTTGTTTTGTTATGTCATTCTTCTTACCATTGTTTGTTAATCCAGCTAACTTCAATTTGAAGAAGAAGATTATGATTTTTGCAATTATTTATTCTGTAATAGGTGGATTTTCAAGACTAGTGATGGAAAAACATTTCTTGACTGATGTAACAATGGCAGGATTAATTGCTGTAATAGGAATTTTCTGTGTGGTTAAATTATGTAATTTAGAAAAAGAGAAATTTTTATAA